A region from the Anomaloglossus baeobatrachus isolate aAnoBae1 chromosome 11, aAnoBae1.hap1, whole genome shotgun sequence genome encodes:
- the LOC142255779 gene encoding fish-egg lectin-like, with translation MSFILSLILLCGGAIFVAADLQCTQIPGNLNQIDAGAGQVYGVDNNGNVFSVVNNSLQQVPGQLIHVSVGPAGVWGVNSANNIFKFQNNQWKSITGLLNQVDAGGNIFLVGVGTDNSVYCLKQSCTTSKASIVTFTTVGGRLKYYSCGPAGCWGVNNANNIFFRQNVSPEACQGSQWQQVDGRLLMVEVGTDGSVYGVNEVGNSFRRDGITASNPIGTVWTLLEFCATFKHITYDAGYIWLLSQAGDIYSCSYQN, from the exons ATGAGCTTCATCCTCAGCCTGATCCTCTTGTGTGGAGGAGCCATTTTTGTAGCTGCTG ATCTTCAGTGTACTCAAATACCTGGAAATCTGAACCAGATCGATGCCGGAGCTGGACAGGTGTATGGTGTGGATAATAATGGAAACGTCTTCAGCGTGGTGAACAACAGCTTGCAACAAGTTCCTGGGCAGCTCATTCATGTGTCTGTGGGACCTGCTGGAGTCTGGGGGGTCAATAGTGCTAATAATATCTTCAAATTTCAGAACAATCAGTGGAAGTCTATAACAG GACTCTTAAACCAGGTGGACGCCGGTGGTAATATCTTCCTGGTTGGAGTGGGCACTGACAACAGTGTCTATTGCTTGAAGCAGAGTTGTACAACTTCAAAGGCTTCAATCGTCACATTTACCACCGTGGGTGGCAGACTAAAATATTACAGCTGTGGACCTGCTGGCTGTTGGGGTGTTAACAACGCCAACAATATCTTTTTCCGCCAAAATGTCAGCCCTGAAGCATGTCAAGGAAGTCAATGGCAgcaggttgatggcagactcctcaTGGTGGAGGTCGGCACTGATGGATCGGTCTATGGTGTCAACGAAGTAGGAAATTCCTTTAGAAG GGATGGTATCACTGCCAGTAACCCAATTGGCACAGTGTGGACCCTTCTAGAATTCTGCGCAACCTTCAAGCACATCACGTACGATGCCGGATATATTTGGCTTCTGTCTCAAGCTGGAGACATTTATAGCTGCAGTTATCAAAACTAA